The Solanum dulcamara chromosome 6, daSolDulc1.2, whole genome shotgun sequence genome contains the following window.
aatttttgtaaatggataatatatttatcacctACTTTAATAGAGTTATAATACATTATGACAATTTCTTactatacaaatataatatatattttaaaacacttataatacatttatattgtatgcataattcacttttaatacaagtgtagatttatcataatattactatgtattgctataaatggtaataaataaaaattatcgctaaaatcagtaattaatttttaaaaagcactcaatcaaataattttttcataatagaATCCATAAAAATTACTCAATAGGCTTTGAAAGAAATTCAACAGGCCCTAGTTGTCTGAGGAAGTCATTATCTCATGCAACGCACTCTTCCCTCTCTTAATAGTGCTTTGTTGGGCTCTAATATAGTCCTTGTAAACAATGGGCCGAAACTTGCTTTCATTCTTTTCTTTGATAAGTGGACCTGCAGGCTGAACTATTGCATCCATTGCTGGGCCATGACCCACTCCTATAGAGATCCTCGCTGCCTCCGCATTGACTATTGCTCGATGCTCGATGCTCTTGTACTTCCCATTACTTAGTACCTGGAAGATTTGTCTTAAAAACAtacttaaattttttattttttttgagttttatatctaaattattaggAATAtaagtttcatatctaaactatctcttttattccactcttatATGGTGTGTGTATATTACACTCTCTTTTTCACGTCAAAAAAATTATGACATTACACTCCACATGGactaaaacaaaaattaaataaattattaaaattagttaaaattaaagattaaagtattactatctctCACTCCCTCTCCCCCCCTTccctccaaaaaataaaaataaattataaaacaaaatataaaatatattttcttctcccactccaccactttctctcaccataccTCCCCCCTccaaattttttagttttatttttattttttaaatttcttttataattttttttaaaaaaatcttatttcatCTCCCCCGtccccttcaaataataatttagacattattttaatcttttaaaaaaaattccaccCCGCACCACCTAACCCTCtacttccaattttttttttctttttttgttagatatatacatgtgattttagaaaaatgtatttttacttGCCGCAAGACTTTTATTCCTATTATGTTCAATAcacaagtagaaaaaaatattttcctaaaaatatatgtacatatctaacacaaaatgagaaaaatatttaaaaaatttaagagTGAAAGGTTAGATAGGGtagatataatttattttaaaaaaaaattaaaaataataacatttaaaaaataataataacatttttttaggAAGCAAAGGGGAAGaggtgaagtatgaattttttaaaaatattttataaaaaatataaaaaaaaataaaaggaccgGAGATTGTCTAGGGGTTGGGGGGAGGTGGTGGAGtgggtgagaaaaatatttaaaattttattttttaaaaagttattttttttggagggatagaaatactttagtctttaactttaccaatattaatagtttatttaatttttgtcaaggtgaaatattttatccataagAAATGTCATGTGACaaggttttttcaaaaattagagAGAGTTTATTACACACACTACTGAGGTGTGCTTTTTAAACTAATAGGTGATAATttatgtatgaaactcacactttcaatggttgaggtatgaaactcaaaaacaattgatagtttaggtgtgtttttgacacttatctctatatataacaataaaataaacgATAACCTACTATAACAAAGTTAAAATACACGaactatataaaatttaattaataattataattagaaGTGATAAAATTAATCcatgaaaatattattcattCAATTTATCTAAATTTGAGATGATCAATAACCTGTCAATTTATTAATTCAATCTATTTTGATCAACCCAattcaatttataaaaaaaattgggtggATCATCTATTTTGACCCATAGAAGCATTGTCAAAGTATTTGACACTAATCCTCATTAGTGTAGTGTTAAAGTATAAAAGTTTAACTGAAAGCAAAATAATGATACTAACCTCTATAAAATCTCCTAGATTGACAACGAAAGTGCCAGGGACACTGGGGACAGAGTACCATGTTTGATTGTGTTTAATTTGCAAGCCAGGAATGCCATTGTCCATCAAAATAGTGAGACCACCATGATCTGAATGTGCAGCAAGTCCCAATGTCTTGTTTGGCTCAGGACATGGTGGATAAAAATTTGAAGCTATCATTTGAGTCCCTTCATCTCCAAGTGACCTCTCTAAGTAATCTGGATCCAGGCCTAATCCTTCTGATATTACACCAAATATTTTTACCGCAAGTTGCCAAACTTCCTTTACGTACTCCTTTGCAACGTTCCTTCACACATACACATGTACAAATTGATTAGGAAATTTTTTAGAAGAACCTGCTATGATAAGAGGAGTTGCTAATTACTCTCCACCTCCAATAATGAGACAGGAGATCCTAACgaggaattaaaaaaaaaaaaaaaacctactACTACCTCTTCACTGCCAAAAGAATTGGAGTAATGATGATCTGAGAATAAAGgacaaattatctattttttctttataatggGACATTTTGAAATAAAGCATACATAGTAACTATACGAAAAGAACTCGTTACAATTTTAATAgtgaaatatatataaagataaaaaaaaaatgtaatcaAGGAACAAATCCCATCAATTGTAGAAGGATGTGACATAATCAAAGCAACTTTCGAATTATGTTGCGAAGGAGTACAATGAGTTTGAAAAAATCTAAAGGGATCGTTTGGTGTAACGGataaatataaatagtaataggataaaaaaaataattcagagataaaatttttgGTGTCTTGTTTGATTggcaaatttggtttgattatgTCACATCCTTCTTTATACAAGGgtctctcttttttttgttaGCAGGCTATGGTGAGTTTTCGGTGAGATCCTTAATAATATTCTAAAAATGTCATaatttatttgagatttttttttaaaaaataatcatatatgtatatataaaaatataggtatcatataaaattatttggttcttttttttttgctcgAAGTAGAGATTAAAGATTATCATATACAATTTTCTTAGGAGATGGATCTATAAGACTTCACCTATCTCAATAACAAAAAAACCAAACTTGAATTAATGATAAAATAGGAGTTGTGACTTAGTAGTTAGTTAAAAGGTTGTTATCTTGTTGTAACTAGTAgttattagttagttagaaagTTGTTATCTTGTTGTAACTAGGGGGTTAGTTGTAACTAATTAGTAGCTAGAAGATTAGTAAAATATCAAGGACATGTATAAATAAAGTGTACTGTGAAGCCTCTAGAACTAatacaatatttttctaatattcTCCCAAAATGGCAGAATACCTCTAGGGCTAActtctctcttctttcttcttcctttgtACCAGATACTGCTttcttcatggtatcagagcaatagGCCATAGATATGGTCTAGATCGAGTTGCTTGAAGATCGAAGCTGTCAAAATCGATGAAGAGGAACAATGGCGGAGGATCTGGACAACGAGCTACCGGAGAAGCtgtgtcataatcatcaattgCATCTGAGTGTATCAAACACTTTCGGAGTGGTGTTGATTTCTATTCAGTTAACAGGATCTAAAAATTATTTGGTTTAGAGTTTTTCTATGCGAATCGCCATACTTGGATGCAATAAGCTGGGATTCATCAATGGAACATGTAAGAAGGCTAATTTTGGTATGAATTTGACAGATCTGTAGGAGCGATGCAACGCCATAGTTCTGTTATGGATAATGAATTGCATGTCAAAAGAGTTGCTAAGTGGAATTGTGTATTTTTCTGATGCAAGTTCTGTGTGGAATGATTTGAAAGAGTATTTTGATAAGGTTGATGGATCGAGGATCTTCCAGTTGCACAGAGAAATTGCAACCACAACTCAAGGTACGAGCAacatttttgagtattttacgaAGCTACGTTTACTATGGGCTGAGTTTGATAGCTTAGCCCCCTTTCCTGGATGCAATTGCGAGAAATTGTGCGATTTTGAAGAGTTCATGAAGAGACAGAAATTCCTGTAGTTTTTAATGGGACTAAATGAGTCATATGAACAATCTCGAGGTCAGATTTTGATGTTGGTTCCACTCTCATCCATTAATCAAGCCTACTCTATGATGATTGAACGAGAAAGTCAAAGAGTTATGGTCAATGTGACTGGATCATCCATGAATGGAGAAATAACAGCTCTCATAACAAGTGGAGGAGGAAATTTCAGTagattcaaaaagaaaatgaatgtGCAATGTGATTATTGTAAGATGAAAGGTCATCTAAAAATGGATTGCTACAAATTACATGGTTATCCTCCAGATTACAAAttcaaaagaaaatcaaatggTGCCAATCCTATTCACACACATGATGGAGATCCTAGAAACAATGGCTACCAGGTAAGAAAAAAAGAACCTAGAGGAAGAGTGTATAATGTGAAGGAAGAATCTTCTAAATTCCCTGAAGGAATCAGAGGCAAAACACCTGATATTGAAGTTTACAGAGGAGCGGCTCTACCTCATGATTCTCAGGGCAATTGCAATCAGTTAATGAGATTATTAGAGGACCCTTATCGCTACAATCGATTGATGCAATTTTTTTGAC
Protein-coding sequences here:
- the LOC129892055 gene encoding protein DOWNY MILDEW RESISTANCE 6-like, whose protein sequence is MATTLQPNYLNQDFKKGVKYLVDNSKDMKMVPSEFVLPIPEGEKPSLAIDGDIPVIDLSGLNGPVEQRLSTIRALSSACDEWGFFRVTNHGIEVSLMDKMVRVVEEFFNLPLEEKMRYGSEDVMDPVRYGTSLNTPRKHALHWRDYLRHYAGPVPHTLHLWPDNPPTYRNVAKEYVKEVWQLAVKIFGVISEGLGLDPDYLERSLGDEGTQMIASNFYPPCPEPNKTLGLAAHSDHGGLTILMDNGIPGLQIKHNQTWYSVPSVPGTFVVNLGDFIEVLSNGKYKSIEHRAIVNAEAARISIGVGHGPAMDAIVQPAGPLIKEKNESKFRPIVYKDYIRAQQSTIKRGKSALHEIMTSSDN